One part of the Actinotignum schaalii genome encodes these proteins:
- a CDS encoding S8 family serine peptidase has product MTGFNWRRLGGLSVTAALALSVLTTPALAADQPAPSNPAGAFAGLFSPDNPELAAFQDLQGSNERVRVIVLLKDQSRLGSDTGEAQSLATQEDLVAQWSEKYGLQLERQFGYLVNGFAATMPADKMAALEAESAVASVKRERVYQTTGVAATERAADISRAVAQSALAQGALAQGALAQNAGATQALAQGALATQPQENVPLEDASRDMQGAPAALADAGADGTGMVIAIVDTGIDPTHRDMRIDNCDTAKIKNINTAANPTFTCKVPNGYNYADDNFEIVDTTKSMHGMHVAGIAAANGLDEGQTFATTGRVEGMAPNAQLLAMKVFSNDPARSRGAADGDIIAAIEDSVKLGADVINLSLGSDNGFGYSNGAGLAIEEARAKGVLPVISAGNSGLNFSPSGGEDDMFGKWDDGVIGSPSAHDATLSVASIDNNFETRSVARVTVGDKTEDIFYELATGKPDNVAREAVAAGTGKPEEFPEGTAGKYALIERGGITFGEKFGNAQKAGAAGVIIYNHEAGGDSMISMGGIDEYTFPGGVMFRSAALRLVEAIKAGTTVTIALTDEARTTPSATAGAPSNFTSWGPTSNLDFKPNISGVGGNVYSTLNSNTYGSMSGTSMAAPNVAGSMASVLQVLGERFPDMSRAERLSLAETLLMNTAEIPRHDGVPYAPRQIGAGLVRVDHALASQVHARVDGANSVALGQVNGPVSFTVTLTNHGDKEAAYAIPRQEVVNETNNANDTTSTFISKETLTADRKVLTVAPGETTQVTFTLTPSKGNHFVEGWAVLSGVQETPDIKVPYLGFAGDWNAEPIFVAPGQTWGEGNTSTSQLTTTIFGMTLPMKNNIFGEFWLSPNKDNNVDTVVPNLTQLRNAEEAQFEIYDAAGKLVTRVGEEQELSRQIAGTALGTKNIAQAYRTHAFDGTVWDAASASFKAIPDGRYTYRVKARLGDRFDWQTLDMPFGVDTVAPEVSVGEPFERDGQQILPFTVTETGSGIFSSPMVETDKGTQIKPVTKNSDTSFEVVLPEGVSYVIVTVADQGMNNTMVTKVLGANAIEIPSLNTYNTQVFTPNHRLVKDGKLTVFGLASDAVARVTVAGTDAELGGGFFAAQVPLTAGTQEIPVVAYGDNGREITRTVLTVTYDTVAPSVAITSLNAGGKQPVAENGSVTITGNVRDERPGATLTVKVNGKDVTVDNTGGFTTTFTPEADAVSATVVASDGGNTTTETVTYEGREVVAEDTSSYQAPTFTNVQCFGTTCLPDMSTAETTADGKLVLRGKAQGVSAFVLQPRVTVNEAGAYVVPDPINVSVQADGTFETAVPVTTGINAFHMKVTDTEGKVRMDSILRVFWDTGYPKVSFTEPTLYNGVLYANSDEVTFAGTASDDAWGYELKINGSVVRSIIDHTVGGTKTNTRSFNQAFPVVDGDTVLVQFGDSMGNTLLNTIPVVVDKEGPAVSINGTDGAVIRDGAAIATSVTDPNLKAARVLLNGNVLSEQSTDAGLLGQTVEDSLVDVKTYFGGGDDAGANGADAAKAVKTDANGVADKDDAARVVAGVKDAAGLMAEADAPVADDAAAGDTTDEAATTLNYTVETAELAAGTYTLTVEGTDLAGNSTAQSISFTKDSLPVIEGPDTVDLTAPAGTLDRQALAAEVLAKYTVKDDGAAGAAGDTALTLASGTVLNLGENTVTLIATDAAGAAVTKTVKVTVTQESAPAPSPTPGEPGTPDPTPGQPVPNPTPAPNPTPGTPGTPAPEPGTPGKPGDTGNVFYLSNDWVSTVAQTVFSYGRAADQVLIGDWDGDGVDTLAVRRGNQIYLQNSLTGGVADEVISFGRADDTIVVGDWDGDGKDTFAVRRGNQVFVLNSIRSGDADQAFSFGRDGDVLLSGDFDGDGKSSFALQRGNVFFVNNTLTGGKAETSFSYGKAGDQIFVGDWDGDGKDTFAVRRGNQVFVANSLKSGNADITLHYGRAGDQMLVGDWDGDGIDTPIVRR; this is encoded by the coding sequence GTGACAGGTTTTAACTGGCGCCGCCTGGGCGGATTATCCGTCACGGCTGCGCTCGCCTTAAGCGTACTCACTACTCCGGCGCTCGCTGCGGATCAGCCAGCGCCGTCGAATCCCGCCGGCGCTTTCGCCGGTCTCTTCTCTCCCGATAACCCCGAGTTGGCTGCCTTCCAGGATCTGCAGGGCTCCAATGAACGGGTGCGGGTTATTGTGCTCCTCAAGGACCAGTCTCGCCTGGGCAGCGATACCGGTGAGGCGCAGAGCCTGGCCACGCAGGAAGACCTGGTGGCACAGTGGTCGGAGAAGTACGGTCTGCAGCTTGAGCGCCAGTTCGGCTACCTCGTCAACGGTTTCGCCGCGACGATGCCGGCGGATAAGATGGCGGCTCTGGAAGCGGAATCCGCGGTGGCCTCGGTCAAGCGTGAGCGCGTCTACCAGACGACAGGCGTGGCCGCGACCGAGCGTGCGGCGGATATTTCCCGCGCCGTTGCCCAAAGCGCGCTCGCCCAGGGTGCGCTCGCCCAGGGTGCACTCGCCCAGAACGCGGGTGCCACGCAGGCACTCGCGCAGGGCGCCCTCGCAACGCAGCCGCAGGAAAATGTGCCCCTCGAAGATGCCTCGCGCGATATGCAGGGCGCGCCCGCGGCCCTGGCTGATGCCGGCGCGGACGGCACCGGCATGGTTATTGCGATTGTGGACACGGGTATCGACCCGACTCACCGCGATATGCGCATCGATAATTGCGATACCGCGAAGATTAAGAATATTAACACTGCTGCGAATCCCACCTTCACGTGCAAGGTTCCCAACGGCTACAACTACGCCGATGATAATTTCGAGATCGTCGATACCACGAAGTCCATGCACGGCATGCACGTGGCAGGTATTGCCGCGGCAAACGGCCTGGATGAAGGCCAAACCTTCGCGACCACCGGCCGGGTGGAAGGCATGGCCCCCAATGCCCAGCTGCTGGCGATGAAGGTCTTCTCCAATGACCCGGCGCGTTCACGCGGCGCGGCCGACGGTGATATTATTGCCGCCATTGAAGATTCCGTGAAGCTGGGCGCCGACGTTATTAACCTCTCGCTGGGCTCCGATAACGGCTTCGGATACTCCAACGGTGCGGGCCTGGCCATTGAAGAAGCGCGCGCCAAGGGCGTGCTTCCGGTGATTTCTGCCGGTAATTCCGGGCTCAATTTCTCGCCGAGCGGCGGGGAAGACGATATGTTCGGTAAATGGGACGACGGCGTTATTGGCTCGCCCTCGGCTCATGATGCCACGCTTTCGGTTGCCTCGATTGATAATAATTTCGAAACCCGCTCGGTCGCCCGCGTGACCGTGGGGGACAAGACCGAAGATATTTTCTACGAACTTGCCACCGGTAAGCCGGATAATGTGGCCCGCGAAGCGGTAGCCGCCGGCACCGGTAAGCCGGAAGAATTCCCGGAAGGCACCGCCGGTAAATACGCTCTTATTGAGCGCGGCGGCATTACCTTCGGGGAAAAGTTCGGAAACGCACAAAAAGCCGGTGCGGCCGGTGTGATTATCTACAACCACGAAGCCGGCGGGGATTCCATGATCTCCATGGGCGGTATTGACGAATACACCTTCCCCGGTGGCGTGATGTTCCGCTCCGCGGCGCTGCGCCTCGTGGAAGCGATCAAGGCCGGAACAACCGTCACCATCGCCCTCACGGATGAAGCCCGGACCACGCCCTCGGCCACGGCCGGCGCGCCCTCCAACTTCACCTCCTGGGGCCCGACCTCCAACCTGGACTTCAAGCCGAATATTTCGGGTGTGGGCGGCAACGTCTACTCCACGCTGAATTCCAATACCTACGGCTCCATGTCCGGTACCTCCATGGCCGCCCCGAATGTGGCCGGCTCCATGGCCAGCGTGCTCCAGGTGCTCGGTGAGCGCTTCCCGGATATGTCCCGGGCGGAGCGCCTCAGCCTGGCGGAAACACTGCTCATGAACACCGCGGAAATTCCGCGGCACGACGGCGTTCCTTATGCCCCGCGCCAGATCGGCGCCGGTTTGGTGCGCGTGGATCACGCCCTGGCTTCCCAGGTGCACGCCCGCGTGGATGGTGCCAATTCGGTGGCCCTGGGCCAGGTGAACGGGCCGGTGTCCTTCACCGTGACCCTCACCAACCACGGTGATAAGGAAGCCGCCTACGCGATTCCGCGCCAGGAAGTCGTGAACGAAACGAATAACGCGAACGACACCACCTCCACCTTCATTTCCAAGGAAACGCTGACGGCGGACCGTAAGGTCCTCACCGTGGCGCCCGGGGAAACCACCCAGGTCACTTTCACGCTCACCCCGAGCAAGGGTAACCACTTCGTGGAAGGTTGGGCGGTGCTCTCCGGCGTGCAGGAAACCCCGGATATTAAGGTGCCCTACCTGGGCTTCGCTGGGGATTGGAACGCCGAACCCATTTTCGTGGCTCCGGGCCAGACCTGGGGTGAGGGAAATACCTCCACCTCCCAGCTGACCACCACGATCTTCGGGATGACCCTGCCCATGAAGAACAATATCTTCGGGGAATTCTGGCTCTCGCCGAATAAGGACAATAACGTTGATACGGTTGTCCCGAATCTCACGCAGCTGCGTAACGCGGAAGAAGCCCAGTTCGAAATCTACGATGCGGCCGGCAAGCTCGTGACGCGCGTGGGTGAGGAACAGGAGCTCTCCCGCCAGATCGCCGGTACTGCCCTGGGCACGAAGAATATTGCGCAGGCTTACCGCACCCATGCTTTCGATGGCACGGTGTGGGATGCGGCCAGCGCGAGCTTCAAGGCGATTCCGGACGGGCGCTACACCTACCGCGTCAAGGCGCGCCTGGGTGATCGCTTCGACTGGCAGACCCTCGATATGCCCTTCGGCGTGGATACCGTGGCCCCCGAAGTTTCCGTGGGCGAACCCTTCGAGCGTGACGGCCAGCAGATCCTGCCCTTCACCGTGACCGAAACCGGCTCGGGGATTTTCTCCTCGCCGATGGTGGAAACGGATAAGGGTACCCAGATCAAGCCGGTCACCAAGAATTCCGATACTTCCTTCGAAGTGGTGCTCCCCGAGGGCGTTTCCTACGTCATTGTTACCGTGGCCGACCAGGGCATGAATAACACCATGGTCACCAAGGTGCTGGGCGCGAACGCTATCGAAATCCCGAGCCTGAACACCTACAACACCCAGGTGTTCACCCCGAATCATCGCCTCGTCAAGGACGGTAAGCTGACCGTCTTCGGCCTGGCTTCCGATGCGGTGGCCCGCGTCACCGTGGCCGGCACCGATGCGGAGCTCGGTGGCGGATTCTTTGCCGCTCAGGTCCCGCTCACCGCCGGTACCCAGGAGATCCCCGTGGTCGCCTACGGTGATAACGGCCGCGAAATCACCCGCACGGTGCTGACCGTCACCTACGATACGGTGGCCCCGAGCGTGGCGATTACCTCCCTCAATGCCGGCGGCAAGCAGCCGGTGGCTGAGAACGGTTCGGTCACGATCACCGGTAATGTGCGCGATGAGCGCCCCGGCGCCACCCTCACCGTCAAGGTGAATGGCAAGGATGTCACGGTGGATAACACCGGTGGATTCACCACCACCTTCACCCCGGAAGCTGACGCCGTCAGCGCCACCGTGGTGGCCTCCGATGGTGGAAATACCACCACCGAAACGGTCACCTACGAAGGCCGGGAGGTCGTGGCGGAAGATACGTCGTCGTACCAAGCACCCACCTTCACGAATGTGCAGTGCTTCGGAACCACCTGCCTACCGGATATGTCCACCGCGGAAACCACGGCGGACGGCAAGCTGGTGCTGCGCGGTAAGGCGCAGGGCGTCTCCGCCTTTGTGCTCCAGCCGCGCGTGACCGTGAACGAGGCCGGCGCCTACGTGGTTCCGGACCCGATTAACGTGAGCGTGCAGGCCGATGGCACCTTCGAAACCGCGGTGCCGGTGACCACCGGTATTAACGCCTTCCACATGAAGGTGACCGATACCGAGGGCAAGGTCCGCATGGATAGCATCCTGCGCGTGTTCTGGGATACCGGGTACCCCAAGGTGTCCTTCACGGAACCGACCCTGTACAACGGCGTGCTCTACGCGAATTCGGATGAGGTCACCTTCGCGGGTACTGCCTCCGATGATGCGTGGGGCTACGAACTCAAGATCAACGGCTCGGTGGTGCGCAGCATTATCGACCACACCGTGGGCGGCACCAAGACCAATACCCGCAGCTTCAACCAGGCATTCCCGGTTGTGGACGGCGATACGGTCCTCGTGCAATTCGGCGACAGCATGGGCAATACCCTGCTCAACACCATCCCCGTGGTGGTGGATAAGGAAGGCCCGGCGGTGAGCATCAACGGCACGGACGGCGCGGTTATTCGCGACGGCGCTGCCATTGCCACCAGCGTGACCGACCCCAACCTCAAGGCCGCGCGCGTTCTCCTCAACGGGAACGTGCTCAGCGAGCAGAGCACCGATGCGGGCCTGCTCGGCCAGACCGTTGAGGACAGCCTCGTGGACGTCAAGACCTACTTCGGTGGCGGAGACGATGCCGGTGCGAACGGTGCGGATGCCGCGAAGGCCGTCAAGACCGACGCGAACGGCGTGGCGGATAAGGACGACGCCGCACGCGTGGTTGCGGGCGTGAAGGATGCGGCTGGACTGATGGCTGAGGCCGATGCTCCGGTTGCCGACGACGCAGCAGCTGGCGATACCACCGATGAGGCCGCGACCACCCTCAACTACACCGTGGAAACCGCGGAGCTGGCGGCCGGTACCTACACCCTCACGGTGGAAGGCACCGACCTGGCCGGTAACTCCACCGCGCAGTCCATCTCCTTCACGAAGGACAGCCTGCCCGTGATCGAGGGCCCGGACACCGTGGACCTCACGGCGCCCGCTGGCACGCTTGACCGGCAGGCCCTGGCCGCCGAGGTACTCGCCAAGTACACGGTGAAGGACGACGGCGCAGCCGGGGCTGCGGGCGATACCGCTCTCACCCTGGCATCGGGCACGGTGCTCAACCTGGGCGAGAATACGGTGACCCTCATTGCCACCGATGCTGCCGGGGCTGCCGTGACCAAGACCGTTAAGGTTACGGTGACTCAGGAGAGCGCTCCGGCGCCGTCTCCCACTCCGGGTGAGCCGGGTACTCCGGATCCGACGCCGGGTCAGCCGGTGCCGAACCCGACTCCCGCGCCGAACCCGACGCCGGGTACGCCTGGTACGCCGGCGCCCGAACCGGGCACGCCTGGCAAGCCGGGTGATACCGGAAACGTGTTCTACCTGTCCAACGATTGGGTCTCCACGGTTGCCCAAACGGTCTTCTCCTACGGGCGAGCCGCAGACCAGGTGTTGATCGGTGACTGGGATGGTGATGGTGTGGATACCCTGGCGGTACGCCGCGGTAACCAGATCTACCTCCAAAATTCGCTGACCGGTGGAGTGGCTGATGAAGTCATCTCCTTCGGACGTGCCGATGACACCATCGTGGTCGGCGACTGGGATGGCGACGGTAAAGATACCTTCGCGGTACGCCGCGGCAACCAGGTATTCGTCCTCAACTCGATCCGCTCGGGGGATGCCGACCAGGCATTCAGCTTCGGCCGCGACGGCGATGTATTGCTCTCCGGTGATTTCGACGGGGATGGCAAGTCCAGCTTCGCTCTCCAGCGTGGGAATGTGTTCTTCGTGAATAACACCCTCACAGGCGGCAAGGCTGAAACCTCCTTCTCCTACGGCAAGGCTGGTGACCAGATCTTCGTTGGTGACTGGGATGGCGACGGCAAGGACACCTTCGCGGTCCGGCGTGGTAACCAGGTGTTTGTGGCGAACTCGCTCAAGAGCGGGAACGCTGATATCACCTTGCATTACGGCCGGGCTGGTGACCAGATGCTGGTTGGTGACTGGGACGGGGATGGTATTGATACCCCCATCGTCCGCCGCTAA